GTCCGGCCGGAAAATAACAACAAATGTTCGAGGAGCGGTCCCAGTATGAGCGCCGGAAAGAACGTAAGGGCACCGACAATGAGAACTACCCCTATGAGCAGCACGGTAAATAACGGACTGGCTGTAGGGAACGTAGCAGAGCTGGAAGGCACGCTTTTCTTCATCGCCAGCGACCCTGCAATAGCCAGGGCGGGGAGAATCGTCAGAAACCGCCCGACGAGCATTACGAATCCTCCGGTGAGATTATAGAAAACCGTATTTGCATTGAGACCTGCAAAGGCAGATCCGTTGTTGCCGGCATAGGAGAAAAAGGCGTAGAGGATTTCCGAGAGGCCGTGGGGTCCGGGATTGTTCAGGCTGCTGAGTCCGGCTGGAATTGCCACTGCTATGCCGGCGAATATGAGAGAGGCAATGGCAGGTGCGATAACAGCAATGACGGCCATAATCATCTCCCGTGCCTCCAGCTTTTTTCCCAGAAATTCAGGGGTGCGGCCAATCATAAGGCCTGCAAGGAATATGGCAAGAATAGCATACATGACCATGCCGATAAGACCGACCCCGACGCCGCCGAAGATCACCTCGCCAATGGCCATATTGAACATAAAAACAAGGCCGGTAAGGGGCATCATGCTGTCATGCATGGCATTCACAGATCCATTGGCAACTGCTGTAGTGACTTGACCCCAGAGAACAGAAGATCCAATTCCAAAGCGAATTTCCTTCCCTTCCATGTTGGTTCCGTTGCCCAGACCCGATTGTGCAAGTATGGGATTGCCCTGCCATTCAGCCCAGAACGCTGCACCCAATCCGACAAGAAAAAGGATCATCATGGCAGCAAATATTGCCCAGCCCTGGCGCCGGTTATTGACCATTACGCCGAACGTAAAGGGCAGCGCCGCAGGAATGAGGAGAATGGCAAGCATCTCCAGAAAATTGGAGAGCGGTGTGGGATTCTCAAAGGGATGGGCAGAATTGGCATTGAAAAAACCGCCGCCGTTGGAGCCCAACTGTTTAATGGCGATCTGGGAGGCTGCAGGCCCTACTGCAATAACCTGTTGAGTTGCCGGGGCTTGCCCATGGGAATCTATGGTCTGTGCTTTTACATAGGGGTTGAAAGTCTGTACAACCCCCTGTGAGACAAGGAGCACGGCCAGTATAATGCTCAAAGGGAGCAGCACATAGAGGACCGAGCGGGTCATATCAACCCAGAAATTACCGATGGTGTTTTTCAGTTTGGAAGTAAAGGCGCGGATGAGTGGCAGGGCAACGGCTATTCCCACTGCAGCGGACACGAAATTTTGCACCGTCAATCCCGCCATTTGAGTGAAATAACTCATAGTCGTCTCGCCGCCGTATGCCTGCCAGTTAGTATTCGTTACAAATGAAATAGCCGTATTCAGCGCCGTATCCCAGCGGACAGCGCCGAACCCCATGGGGTTGAGCGGCAGCCTTCCCTGGACTATCTGCAACAGAAACAGCACCATAAAACCGACGGCGTTGAAGAGGAGAAATGCCAGTGAATATTGCTTCCAGGACATCTCTTCGCTTTCATCCACCCGGCAAATCCGATAAAAACCTGATTCAAGGGGCCGTATTATGAAACTGAGAAATATGCGCCTTCCGGCAAAGACACTTGCCATATAGCTGCCCAGCGGCACGGCCAGGGCTACAAGAATACCGAGGAAGACAATGAAATAAAGTATGTTTGAGGCCATAATTCTAAATCCTCCCTAAATAGCAACGTCTACAGTGTTAATCTAAATATTTCGGTCACTCCTCTTTCCTTACGCCCAGTTTATCTTTAAGCACGTTTATGGCCTGCAGTATAATATAGGCCTCATCATTTGTCTTTATGTCAAAGGCAACGCCGGCACTTTCCAGCAAATCCTTCATTCTCTCCGAGAGGTGGCTCAGGGTGGTGGAAATATAGACCGGAAAATACCAAAAGTAACCCAACGCCAACAGCAGACAGAATGATCCTATGGCAGCCATGGAGTGGATGAAGCGGGAGGAATCACTCTTTGCCAACTGACTTTTCCGCACCACAGCCTGCATGTTTACGTCATAGATAGCGTTGATAGATTGCTTCAATCTTTCGCAGGACGGCAGAAAGTCATCAAAATACACAGAACTTCCGCCCGTTCTTCTCTTCATCTGAAGACAGAGCTTCAAATACAGGTCATAGTCGTTGTTGAGTCTCTCGACATATTCTTTCTCGTGTATCTCTGTTATGTTTTTGTTTTCCGCTTGTAAGTTGGTCTCAAATACCTTTCTTCCTGATTCGAAAAGCCTCAGGTAATAATCGGACATTGTCCCCGCGCGACCCGTATTATACATAGTACTGGTAATAGAATTCTTCATGTCATCAAGACCGGAAAGCATATTCTTGGAATAAACAATGGAGTTGTAATTATCCTTCAGAATATTGTCCGATTCCTGACCCAGGCTTCCCACATAATAGGAGCAAAAGCCTGCAAGAGTAAAAATAATGAAGAACAGAAATCCTAAACCCAGTATGAGCTTCTTTTTCAGAGTCATATTTCCTCCCTTAATGAACCAGATCCGGATCTCACGGCAACCGGCTGCTTTCCCAATGCGCTTCGGCTGTTCCTAATACGCTTAGCAATCGTTCCTGCAGGTTGGCACGGTCTATTACATTAATCTAAATATTCCGATATAAAATTGGTGTAAAAAGATGGATCAGAGGTGTAAAAAAAGCGTAAAGATCAAACGAGAATCAGTTGGTGCGGGAGCAAGGCGGGAACTTAATCCCGTGTGACCAGTCGATACCCAACGCCCGGTTCGGTGATGATGTAAGCTGGTTGTGACGGGTCGGTCTCGATTTTATGTCTTAGTTGACCGATATAAATGCGGAGGTAATGTGTTTGTTCCTGGTAATTCGGTCCCCAGATGGCGCGAAGGAGTTGCCTGTGGGTCACAACCCGGTCTGCCTTGAGTGCCAGGAATTTCAACAATTCATATTCTGTTGGTGTCAGTTTGATCTCTTCTCCTCTAAGCATTACATTGCGATGAGCCAGATCCACCGTAAGCTCGCCGAAGTTGAGTATTGGTTCATCATCAGTTTTAGCGACATGACGGAGGGCAACCCGGAGCCGGGCAAGGAGTTCGCCCATGCTGAACGGCTTGGTAACATAATCATCAGCACCGGCATCGAGGGCATCAATCTTGTCATCTTCATGCTCTCTCACAGAGAGTATTATGATGGGAATCTTTGTCCATTCGCGGAGGCGTTTAATGACTTCGATACCATCAATATCCGGCAAACCGAGGTCAAGAATGATTAAATCGGGATGAAATATTGCTGCCTGATTCAGACCATCATGTCCGAAAGCAGCTTCGGCGATATTGTAACCATAACCCTCTAAAGCAGCTTTCAGCATCCGGCGAATCTGTTTTTCATCATCGATAACAAGTATACGTGCGCCTTCAGATGACATGCTCTGCTCCTTCTTTAGTATCTTGCTGTTCCGGGGGCTGTTCGGATACAGGCAGGGAAAAGGTAAACCTGTTACCGTATTCAGGAGATGAATCAACCCATATGCTGCCGCCATGGGCTTCAACAATCCCTTTGCAGATAGACAGACCAAGCCCTGTACCGCTTATATTCTTCGTAGAATGCAACCGGTAAAATTTATCAAACACCCGTTCCTGTTCTATCTTTGGAATAGCCGAACCGGAATCGGCTACAATAACCAGAAGCATTTTATCGTGGTATCGGGCAGAGATTGAAATTTCACTGCCTGGAGGAGAATACTTCACCCCATTTTCCAGCAGGTTAATCATTACCTGTTCTATAAGTGTAAAATCAGCTTTTACAAGGGGAAGTTCC
The genomic region above belongs to Pseudomonadota bacterium and contains:
- the kdpA gene encoding potassium-transporting ATPase subunit KdpA encodes the protein MASNILYFIVFLGILVALAVPLGSYMASVFAGRRIFLSFIIRPLESGFYRICRVDESEEMSWKQYSLAFLLFNAVGFMVLFLLQIVQGRLPLNPMGFGAVRWDTALNTAISFVTNTNWQAYGGETTMSYFTQMAGLTVQNFVSAAVGIAVALPLIRAFTSKLKNTIGNFWVDMTRSVLYVLLPLSIILAVLLVSQGVVQTFNPYVKAQTIDSHGQAPATQQVIAVGPAASQIAIKQLGSNGGGFFNANSAHPFENPTPLSNFLEMLAILLIPAALPFTFGVMVNNRRQGWAIFAAMMILFLVGLGAAFWAEWQGNPILAQSGLGNGTNMEGKEIRFGIGSSVLWGQVTTAVANGSVNAMHDSMMPLTGLVFMFNMAIGEVIFGGVGVGLIGMVMYAILAIFLAGLMIGRTPEFLGKKLEAREMIMAVIAVIAPAIASLIFAGIAVAIPAGLSSLNNPGPHGLSEILYAFFSYAGNNGSAFAGLNANTVFYNLTGGFVMLVGRFLTILPALAIAGSLAMKKSVPSSSATFPTASPLFTVLLIGVVLIVGALTFFPALILGPLLEHLLLFSGRT
- a CDS encoding response regulator, with the protein product MSSEGARILVIDDEKQIRRMLKAALEGYGYNIAEAAFGHDGLNQAAIFHPDLIILDLGLPDIDGIEVIKRLREWTKIPIIILSVREHEDDKIDALDAGADDYVTKPFSMGELLARLRVALRHVAKTDDEPILNFGELTVDLAHRNVMLRGEEIKLTPTEYELLKFLALKADRVVTHRQLLRAIWGPNYQEQTHYLRIYIGQLRHKIETDPSQPAYIITEPGVGYRLVTRD